atcggttctcatctggaaccgaCTTAATGACTTACTTATAATTCTCCAAAAATAGTATGATCTTTCAACATCATGTAGCCTATATGTAATGCAGACCCAGACACTGTTGCATAATTAACTCATTCTAAACATTTGTGGTAAGGGTTTGTCCTCTATAGCTTCTTGCTAGTTGAACTTTTAGTTGGGAATAACCGGACTATTTGGCAAActgtaaaatattatatattagtaTAACGGGCTGTACATTTCTGACAATGACAGATATATAAAGAACTACTAGTAATAGTCAGAGTTGGGAAAAAATGTATAACATGTAATCAGAATTACGAAATCAAATTGCAAAAAAAGTGAACTGCAGCCTCATAAACCCAGATTGACTGTGCAATACGATTGAGGTTACTTTGCTAAGGATTTCTATGTAATAGAAAATATATTTCTGTTTAGTCTTCGAAACATGGCAATtttctaaaacattttttattttaaataaagacAGCACGTGTAGTTTGTGTCAGTACTGTTTTTTGTATGGGAATCATGGTTGCCCCAAGGGAAACACTGGATTCGCAAACATTTTTGAGATGTTGAAAGAGAAGAAAAggcaatatttcaatgttttattttgaagtaatCCAAAATAATTTCAAAGTACCCTGACTTGAGCATTGTACTTAAAGTTGAAGTTTTATATTCTGATGCTGGTCAGACCAACCGCAATTCCACCCAACATTAAATCCACAGAGCCATCTGCAGCAGAAAAGGGATCTTATTTCCTTTCCATCACTTCCTTAATGTCTGTCATTTTCTCCCAAAATAGAAAGTGTAAATGGAAGCTTATCCATTAAAGTTATTTCCAATTAACTGACTAATTATAGATATAAAAAGCACAAACCATTTTGCATTTCAATCAAAGCTACTTTCTCTGGAAACATGCCGTCCACCCAATCCAAGGAATCCTGGGATGGCCAGGACTCAGGCGAGTCTTCTTCAATGCCTCCTATTGTTCCAGGCCGTAGGCATATATCTACACACAACATCACATAGTCAAAACACAAAATCAGACAATTCACTATTGAATATCAGCCTATGGGATGTTAAAAAATGATGGACTGATTTATATTAAGTGATGTTTGACTGTACTTCTCTATACAGTGTAGTATTTacgatatttgtatttattattatgcatttaaaaaacaaggaccatgcaaaaaaaaggaaattatttATGCCAGAGATTTGTAATACTCGCTAACACACAGCTGTTAAAGGAAGGGAATGCTCATGAcacgcatttttaaataattatcatccgataaaacagaccagtctctaccagtcttcttttcttttttttttaatccgatgacgttatcagtgattttaaactgattaattACCTAAATAACATCAACCCTGTGGGCGGTGTCATTTtgacgagtcacatgacttatttTACCGGAAATGACGTTAACTATGCGTTTGGTGTCGAGGACAAATTGACGGATGTGCTTTGTTCATGTTGTTTACTCTAGTTACTCTCTCAATTCTATAGAAATATGCCTCATTGTATCGCGAAACATTGccacaattcggataggaacaatccacggaatgctcggttccatctattgccaacgggtaagcgtaggaagtacgttcggaggcagtggctagcgaaatgtgctcggcccgaaccgaaagatccacaggcgcatgtatgcagcgaacatttcaagtttccggacaactactctgagagtatgatgaaacataaaatgggatttattaatcaaccattactttttgaatattagcttttatatttgtggagagcACAAAACGTTGGTTTCAAGATGGCTGAACTGTCCccagaaaaaaaaacaggttTAAATACAGCGCACTGGACGTCAGAAGAACTACAGAGgtgagacaggaagtaaacacttaagAGAGCACAGTATTGGCTCTGGCAGTGTTTAAAGACTGGTTAATGGAAAATAAAACAGTTTTTGTTTTTGCCGCAGATCCAGATGTTGGTACGCAATGGAATGGAATGAATACCATAATTATTTTTTTGATATCTTGTCAAACTAAAGAGAAGTGAAAACACTTCCCATTTTCCAAGAAATGTTTTGTCACAATGACCCCATTTTTTCTctgtaaccacacacacacacacacacacacacacacacacacacacacacacacacacacacacacacacacacacacacacacacacacacacacacacacacacacacacacacacacacacacacacacacacacacacacacacacacacacacacacacacacacacacacacacacacacacacacacacacacacacacacacacacacacacacacacacacacacacacacacacactcaccataGTGTCCATCCTTTTTAATGTCCAGTTCCAGGACGCTGTACGCAATAACTGTTCCAGACGGGATCTCCAAGGAGACGTCGCTGTCCGCCTCAATGTTACTGCTGTTCTTCACACACAACTGAGAATACACACACAGGCCAGGCATTTTAAATTAAAAGGTACTTAAGTGACAATCTTACTGAAAAATAAACAACTATTACATTGGTGTCACTTTATTAAACCATCATTAATAGATACGTCAAACTATTTCTCCTTTTGTTAATGATAAAAAAACACTATATATAGTAAATGAAAGGTAATTTATGTATACATAATAACGAAAAAGCATTCATAATCATTAGTTAACTTGATTCATTGTCTAATAATGGCACagattacagtaaaataaacaaTATCAAAAGTTGTATTGAATTCTGAAAATACACATTCACACTCCACACCCACCTGAGCAGGGCTCCCTAGCAGGCCCACCAGCCCCTGGAAGATGCACTGCTCCCTTTTCTTCTGGGTGATGGAGCAGGGGGTGGTGGTGAGGATCCTCTCCTTCACCACTGCCAGCACCTCCTCTCGCTTCTCCATCTGCTTCACCAGCTTATTCTGCATGTCCACCAGCCTAAtgcaaaataaaaaagtgtATGAATTACAATGTAGTGTATGTGCGTGGTATTTAGGTGTCATCTATCAGTAATTAGTAGAGAGGTGAAGAAGGCATGACACATTGTTGTAAGCTGGCGGGAATATTAGATTCCAAAGTGTCCTTTGACAAAAGGCAATTGtattattgcagaaaataagatcttTGGCAAAGcaacgtttatgatacttaaatattttgttcagcaggataatctccacatgttaaCACCACTTTTATGATTTTTGAAGCATAAATGCAAAATGCAAATTGCTAAAAGTAAATTGCTAAAAGTAAATAGCAAAACtatagctttagctaacgtaaAGGCTATTAGCGAACAAAAACACAGCAGCATGGCATCATGTAAACACTGCTACGCtagaggcggctaatgttgagcaGGGTGACGTTCATTTTATGAAGTTGTTAATAAGACACTTAAAAGCTATAGACATTCACCAGTGGTGTACTTACTGACATATTGTATGTTGGATTTGTAAATCTACTAAACTTGTATTAACCACAGGCCTTATTTTGGGAATTTAACCCAGAACACATATAAAACATTGAATTCAAGACAAACAACATCACAGTTGCATGGCTTCACTGGCAACCACCGCTGAGCTAAAGGCAGCTGATGATGTCCGTGATGAGTTTTAGTGgtcacttgttaacaaccacTGATTACACATAGAGGCTTCAGACATTAATCactggggtatttactgacgtaaTTTAGGTTGTAAAACAATATGAGGAAGCCAGAAGTAATAAGGTGCTAACTGATTCCTAGGTCCTGCAGCATGCTATTCACATTAGAAACCAAATCACTAGAACCAAGGACATATCAAGTGCAGTGTATTTAAGTAAGATGACACTATTGAACTCTGTGGTTTGCATGTTACTGGTTTGAGGTGTCAAATGTGTTGTCTAATTACATTGATTCCCCTCATGAATAATAAAGTTGTCACCCTTTCACCTTCTGCTCACTGTCCACAATGTGTGAATCTTGAATACGTAAATTATGAATGACCTGCTGCTGGAGTCCTGTAACAGCTTGTTCACATCCAGTTCCTCTTTCAACATCCTGCCAAAACATGATTGGAGCTCGGAGGAGCCGTGGCCCTCCAGTGTTCCACCGACGGGTCCAACCTCGGAGTCCAGCTTCCCGGAGACTGCGTCTCTAAACGTCCCCTTGTAGGTCAGAAAGTCTGTCTCGGACACTCCTGACAAAACATGTGATGTTGGATATGTGTGAGGGTAAATGTGTCTTACAATAAGGAGGCATGGAAATACTTGAGCAATTTCTATTCCCTTTTTTTCTGTAAATGCAGACTTACCAGGACATAGCACCTGGTCGCCTTGCAACAAGTCGCTGAGGGTGAAAACTGTGGGTTGGTACTTGGGGCTCTGCCAGAACCAGATGCGGTTGCGTTTGACAACTAGTCCAATAGGAACCAGTTTTTTTGAGTCGTTTATTCGCGACACATGGATGAGGCTTCCTTCAGGGTCAATCTGATGGACGAAGTTGGCAGTGGCTTTGGAAAACATGACTTCTACAAACGAGGGCTGCAGACACATagaaaaagaagagaaagatACTTTTAACACTTCAATTTAATTTTCTTAATTTGAAGGCGCAAGGAAATATTCAGAAATCATGTTATTATAAAGTAAAAAGCATTTCTCTTACAAGTTTGTCATTTCATTTTTTACAACACAATGTAATAATCTCTCACCAAAATACAATTGAATACTTGTATTTTCCACTTGTGATTTATATAAATGAATTCCAGAATATTGGGTTTAActtgattacattttttaatccaTTGGCCCGCTACTTTTAATTTAATGCTTCAATTTATGTTGCAAGACGCCGAGAGCAAAGACCAGATGAGGAATTTTTCCCCAACTACAAACCACTGTGGGTTATTTCCTGTTGGTATTCTCCCCAGTCTCCCTTAAAATAATAGATGCAAGTCCCTATGAAGCCAGGtactgtgtgggtgtgtgtgagggCCATGTATCCCCACATCACCCTGTAACAAACAGTTGGTAGTGACTCACGAAGCCTACAGGAAGTCCCCTGGAAGTTGTCAACAAATTAACATGaccgaaaacacacacacacacacacacacacacacacacacacacacacacacacacacacacacacacacacacacacacacacacacacacacacacacacacacacacacacacacacacacacacacacacacacacacacacacacacacacacacacacacacacacacacacacacacacacacacaccatggctCACTGATTCTCGTGGCTCCGATATCATAGCTTAAATATTTAAATTAATCAGGCGTAAGCAGGATTTGTGCTGCTAGAGAAGAGAGACACAGAAACCAAAGAAGAACGTTTGAGCTGTGTCTCCGGTGTTGTTTTAACCGAAATAATGCAATATTGGCTGGAGGGCATAAAGAGGCCAGTGAGgggaacaaaataaaacagttgCTCTTACCCTGAATGGAGAAAAAAATCACCCATCCACCTTCCCATACATGCACAAAACTCCCCTTGACACATTTTCAGTGTTTGAACACTCAAAGTCCAAATGTTTCCCAATTATTTACGTAGTTTCTCATGTTTTGTAGGATGTGGCAGGGAAAAatagaataaaaataaaaataagatttTAATATGTGAGGACATTTCTGACAATAAATAGACTGGCATGCAGTAAGGATTCACCGTGGTCTGGCTATGTGTGAGCAGTAATGTAAAGAAGTGTGAGAAGTGTCCAGCGCTCCACACTTTCCACAACTTTTTTTGCAGAACACTAACCAAGTACTCACAGTGCATTTGGCTCAATTTGTGTCACCTGCAAGCAGTGGCAGGTACTAACTCCCCTTCAGCAGCTGCAGATGCCTCAGCAAGTAGGGCATCTGCAACCGGAAGTGGTCTGCCACTGCTTGCAAATGCCACGAAATGcgcttgctctctctctctcacactttTGCCAAATCTCAATATAGGATTGGGACGCACCTAAACACTAAAAGCTTATCTAAATTCAGAAGTGTGCAATTTGAGACACGGCAACTACCTTCAATTTGTTGAACTTGAACTGTAGTCCATAAAAGAATAATAAACAGGGAGTAGAAGAAAGGAAAGTGTTTCATTTGGAATATAAGCTAATATAAACAAATGGCAAACTAAATACAGTGGTTAATGCTTCTATAACAGTCCTGCCACAGTATTTACAAGTGTTACTCTCACGTGGGCAGGGTATTTCCCGGCAGCCCACGTGAATTTGTCTAATTCCTCATCTGGTGCGCGTGCTTTCACAGTGAGATCAGCTGCGCGGAGCTTTAAGAACGCATGATACGGATTAAAAATAAAGTGGTACTGAACATGAAAAACTAAACGAATAGGCACATTGGTGAACAAAATAGACTACACTGAGAATAAAGTCCCTTTTGCTGGTATTCTGTATCTTAAACTATCAAAGATGAATGACTACTAAATGAAGTGGTTTCTTACCTCAAATGTACGACCAAATTGTCCAAACGCAGACTAAACTACTCCTGTGGTGTTAGCAGTCACTGTGTTCAGTTATAGCAGCGGCTGAATGCTCGGAGAGAGAGATTGACTCAACAACAGATATGCACTTCACTGACCACACCCCCGACCACTCTCTCTGGAGTTAATTTGAGCCTAATCATAGACACTGTGTTTCAGGACATGAGACTTTTTGGTTTGTGGTTTGCAAGGTCAGCAGAAGTAGGTTATTACAACACACTGACCATAATGTCATACAACTGACAGTTTCAGGAAATATATTCAAGTTTATTTTCGAGAAATAAATCAGAAAACACCTGAATTTGTTACTTTGTCAGGGATGAATTATCATATCATCCCATGTATTGTATTGTTATTACTGGCTACATAATcctatttaaatgtattgatTTACTTTCATTACGCTGCTACAGGGATATTTTACCATGGTTGTCCACgtatttgatattattattacCCACGCGTTTGCCTACTCCATTTAATATACTGAATAGACTGTCCCTTCAATTTTGTACCACTGTAAATGTCACTGCTGAGTGACACATTTATTTCTGATTTAACTTTTAATCACACAAATAGCTCACAAAACCACACGCCTATGCAGCAGTGCCACATGGTAACGTTATACTAAAATAATAGCAGGTTACCTTCTGACAAAAATCTCGCTTTAGCAACATATGAGAGTGAAATGGATGGAAGGCCTACGTTAAATGGAAATTACATTTGGTGAGATGGCTGTTGATACCCAGAACAAAAATATGGGGGTTCAGATGATAGTAAATTGACGCAAAGACTGGGGTTAGTCAGAATGGGTGGGCTAATAGCGTTCCAGTGTTGATAAGTAGGGCGCTAACTATCTTTTGCATTTTGTCAGAAGAAGCAGAGGGAGGCTTAG
This region of Pseudochaenichthys georgianus chromosome 6, fPseGeo1.2, whole genome shotgun sequence genomic DNA includes:
- the LOC117447529 gene encoding gasdermin-E-like gives rise to the protein MFSKATANFVHQIDPEGSLIHVSRINDSKKLVPIGLVVKRNRIWFWQSPKYQPTVFTLSDLLQGDQVLCPGVSETDFLTYKGTFRDAVSGKLDSEVGPVGGTLEGHGSSELQSCFGRMLKEELDVNKLLQDSSSRLVDMQNKLVKQMEKREEVLAVVKERILTTTPCSITQKKREQCIFQGLVGLLGSPAQLCVKNSSNIEADSDVSLEIPSGTVIAYSVLELDIKKDGHYDICLRPGTIGGIEEDSPESWPSQDSLDWVDGMFPEKVALIEMQNGSHEMDLSPLAELPQSTRYTLFKRLQETLRDRTALSHVECSLDELCSGETLDMAKHKDLSESQRKLLSAILELLGTDSAADVPLHLNAAHLLVSTMEELPDETLSLLSKSSSHFLEAFNTLMCSLKKNSEPLSIQCLPVLLQENQAFQQAKQLLRSANVVLKRDSDRLWSETGSEAGVLPLILSLCIQGLALLCKGQK